A portion of the Elusimicrobiota bacterium genome contains these proteins:
- a CDS encoding MerR family transcriptional regulator, whose translation MIKEATIGTLAKAAGVNIQTVRYYERRRLLTPALRRESGYRVYREDALQKLRFIKNAQELGFSLEEIRSLLQLRSGGPASCERVQKKAAEHARDVRARIERLRAMERVLSQLVRTCQKRGRTDECPILRSLEAKK comes from the coding sequence ATGATCAAAGAGGCGACGATCGGGACGCTCGCCAAGGCGGCGGGCGTCAACATCCAGACGGTGCGCTACTACGAGCGGCGGCGGCTGTTGACGCCGGCGCTGCGGCGCGAGTCCGGCTATCGCGTCTATCGCGAGGACGCTCTGCAGAAGCTGCGCTTCATCAAGAACGCGCAGGAGCTTGGATTTTCCCTCGAAGAGATTCGCTCGCTGCTGCAGCTGCGCAGCGGCGGACCGGCGTCCTGCGAAAGGGTCCAGAAGAAGGCCGCCGAGCATGCTCGCGATGTCAGAGCGCGCATCGAACGGCTGCGCGCGATGGAGCGGGTACTCTCGCAACTCGTCAGGACCTGCCAGAAACGCGGCCGGACGGATGAGTGCCCTATCCTTCGCAGCCTGGAGGCCAAGAAATGA
- the corA gene encoding magnesium/cobalt transporter CorA, giving the protein MANHKELKLPTRFGKKTPGAAPGVYPDQVGKLAPAKPAAPVKVTVIDYSPEQVEMRGALDFDDFLASHRPAWTTVRWINIDGLASPKAIEALAKKYELHPLAVEDLLNTGTRPKADAYGGDPEVAARLFIVARMIELKGERLDSEQISIFLGHKTVLTFQETPGDIWDPIRSRINARGSRLRTADASFLVYTLLDAIVDHIFPVLEHYGDLLEELEARVLEGSQAKILRDIHALKRELLLLRRALWPMRDVVHQLQSERHECLSETTRTYMTDLYDHVVQAMDILETYREIVAGLAETHLSAVNNRLNEVMKVLTVISVVFIPLNFMAGVFGMNFENFPWKAPHAFEIFAISCLAIIFAMVGWFRRRDWI; this is encoded by the coding sequence AAAAGACCCCCGGCGCCGCTCCCGGCGTGTACCCGGACCAGGTCGGGAAGCTGGCCCCGGCCAAGCCCGCTGCGCCGGTCAAGGTCACGGTCATCGACTACTCGCCCGAGCAGGTCGAGATGCGCGGCGCGCTCGACTTCGACGATTTCCTCGCCTCGCACCGCCCGGCGTGGACGACGGTGCGCTGGATCAACATCGACGGCCTCGCGAGCCCCAAGGCGATCGAGGCCTTGGCCAAGAAGTACGAGCTGCATCCGCTCGCCGTCGAGGACCTGCTCAACACGGGCACGCGCCCCAAGGCCGACGCCTACGGCGGCGACCCCGAGGTCGCGGCGCGGCTGTTCATCGTCGCGCGCATGATCGAGCTCAAGGGCGAGCGCCTCGACAGCGAGCAGATCTCGATCTTCCTCGGCCACAAGACCGTGCTCACCTTCCAGGAGACGCCGGGCGACATATGGGACCCGATCCGCTCGCGGATAAACGCCAGGGGCTCGAGACTAAGGACCGCCGACGCGTCCTTCCTCGTGTACACCTTGCTCGACGCGATCGTCGACCACATCTTCCCGGTGCTCGAGCACTACGGCGACCTTCTCGAGGAGCTCGAGGCGCGCGTGCTCGAGGGCAGCCAGGCGAAGATCCTGCGGGACATCCACGCCCTGAAGCGGGAGCTGCTTCTGCTGCGGCGGGCGCTGTGGCCGATGCGCGACGTGGTCCACCAACTGCAGAGCGAGCGCCACGAGTGCCTCAGCGAGACCACCCGCACCTACATGACCGACCTGTACGACCACGTCGTCCAGGCGATGGACATCCTCGAGACCTACCGTGAGATCGTCGCCGGCCTCGCCGAGACCCACCTGTCGGCGGTCAACAACCGCCTCAACGAGGTCATGAAGGTGCTGACCGTGATCTCGGTCGTCTTCATCCCGCTGAACTTCATGGCCGGCGTGTTCGGCATGAACTTCGAGAACTTCCCCTGGAAGGCGCCGCACGCCTTCGAGATCTTCGCGATCTCCTGCCTCGCGATCATCTTCGCGATGGTCGGCTGGTTCCGCCGCCGCGACTGGATATAG